One Phaseolus vulgaris cultivar G19833 chromosome 11, P. vulgaris v2.0, whole genome shotgun sequence genomic window carries:
- the LOC137821874 gene encoding uncharacterized protein: MKASQSPEQYVRNRGEKFRRTTDTQNDRQERKAEGNEKGDLRSGRSHHSQERSRQRSLGRPVRGFVNTISGGFPGKDAHSTMTVNHVFKTRSLPPMLFTDEDFQDIDPDQRDPMVITVEIAKYAVMKTLVDQGSSVDILFWETFQKLYLKEQDMVSVKEQIIGFSGEKVETKGYIDLPTTFGRGNATKTITIRYLVVDTRTSYNALLGRSSLNELGAIVSTPHLAMKFPTEWGDIATIYVNQKAAKECYATGLKMVQEPRVSTRRTRARNMVAMVDLDPRMNDDERMEPREEITSLQLGEDETQCTYVGGSMPEKIIDDLVAVIRTNKDLFAWKASDIPGIDPNIVSHKLSVCREARPIAQKRRKLGEEKRKAALGETEKLLQAGFIKEIQYTTWLANVVLVKKANGNWRMCTDYTDLNKACPKDSYPLPSIDRLVDGASGQAMMSFLDAYSGYNQIQMYEPDIPKTAFTTDMANYCYQVMPFGLKNAGATYQRLMDTMFKKQIGKNMEVYVDDMIVKSQACNRSANTCDV; the protein is encoded by the coding sequence ATGAAGGCCAGTCAAAGTCCAGAACAATATGTCAGAAATAGAGGAGAAAAATTTAGAAGAACGACTGATACACAAAACGACCGACAGGAGAGAAAAGCAGAAGGAAACGAAAAAGGAGACCTAAGAAGTGGACGAAGTCACCATTCCCAAGAAAGGAGCCGACAACGCAGCTTGGGAAGGCCGGTTCGGGGGTTCGTCAATACCATTTCTGGAGGTTTTCCGGGAAAGGACGCACACAGTACCATGACTGTCAACCATGTTTTCAAAACAAGGAGTTTGCCGCCTATGTTATTTACTGATGAAGATTTCCAGGATATTGACCCTGATCAACGTGACCCAATGGTGATAACAGTTGAAATTGCCAAGTACGCGGTAATGAAAACTCTTGTAGATCAAGGCAGTTCAGTTGATATTCTGTTCTGGGAAACCTTCCAAAAGTTATATCTGAAAGAACAGGACATGGTCTCTGTGAAAGAGCAAATAATTGGGTTTTCAGGTGAAAAGGTTGAAACCAAAGGATACATTGATCTGCCGACAACTTTCGGTAGAGGAAATGCGACGAAAACAATTACAATCAGATACTTGGTGGTAGATACTCGTACTTCTTATAATGCCCTCTTGGGAAGATCTTCGTTAAATGAGTTAGGAGCTATAGTGTCGACACCACATTTGGCAATGAAATTTCCCACTGAATGGGGTGACATAGCAACTATATATGTCAACCAAAAGGCAGCCAAAGAGTGTTATGCGACCGGATTGAAAATGGTCCAAGAGCCGAGAGTTTCGACCCGAAGAACGAGAGCAAGAAACATGGTTGCAATGGTAGACTTGGATCCCAGAATGAATGATGATGAACGAATGGAACCAAGAGAAGAAATTACATCGCTTCAATTAGGCGAAGATGAAACCCAATGTACATACGTTGGGGGAAGCATGCCTGAAAAGATAATTGACGATTTGGTAGCAGTAATAAGAACGAACAAAGACTTGTTTGCCTGGAAGGCGTCGGACATACCGGGAATTGACCCTAACATTGTTTCTCACAAATTATCTGTTTGCCGAGAAGCCAGGCCGATAGCTCAGAAACGGAGGAAGTTGGGAGAAGAAAAACGAAAGGCTGCTCTTGGAGAAACCGAGAAATTGTTACAAGCCGGTTTCATTAAAGAAATCCAGTATACGACCTGGTTGGCGAATGTAGTACTAGTCAAGAAGGCAAACGGAAATTGGAGGATGTGTACTGATTATACAGATTTGAATAAGGCATGTCCGAAAGATTCATATCCATTGCCGAGTATTGACAGGTTGGTTGATGGGGCATCGGGCCAAGCCATGATGAGTTTTTTGGATGCTTACTCCGGCtacaatcaaatacaaatgtatgAACCCGACATCCCGAAAACTGCGTTCACCACCGATATGGCCAACTACTGCTACCAGGTCATGCCTTTCGGTTTAAAAAACGCTGGGGCCACATATCAAAGACTGATGGATACGATGTTCAAAAAACAAATAGGAAAGAATATGGAAGTTTATGTGGACGATATGATCGTCAAGTCACAGGCGTGCAATCGTTCGGCCAACACTTGCGATGtttaa
- the LOC137829966 gene encoding protein KTI12 homolog, with protein sequence MALVVMCGQPCSGKSKAALCLVEALKESESKHNVRIIDEACFHLDRNQSYANMPSEKNLRGVLRSEVDRSVSKDSIIIVDSLNNIKGYRYELWCLARASGIRYCVVYCDVEETFCRKWNEERREKGEVNYNDSIFEDLVRRFEKPERRNRWDSPLFELWPHREGTEKSSSAIIDAVSYLTKKVDSKTRDVKILQPTIATQTTRFSDANSLFELDKATQEVTNAIVEAQSQALGGPLNGVSVGKDLPVINISRSVGLPELRRMRRTFIKLTGQTSLSGPPPPSDADSAKRMFIDYLNRELGTS encoded by the coding sequence ATGGCACTGGTTGTAATGTGTGGGCAGCCATGCAGCGGGAAGTCCAAAGCTGCACTCTGTCTTGTTGAAGCTCTCAAGGAATCAGAATCAAAACATAACGTGAGAATCATAGACGAAGCTTGCTTTCATCTTGATCGTAACCAAAGCTATGCAAATATGCCTTCAGAGAAGAATTTAAGAGGGGTGCTTCGGTCAGAAGTAGATAGGTCTGTGTCCAAAGATAGTATCATCATAGTAGATTCTTTGAATAACATCAAGGGTTACAGATACGAGCTATGGTGCTTGGCTCGAGCTTCTGGAATCAGATACTGTGTGGTCTACTGTGACGTTGAAGAAACCTTTTGTAGGAAATGGAATGAAGAGCGCAGAGAGAAAGGAGAAGTCAATTATAATGATTCAATTTTTGAAGATTTGGTGAGAAGGTTTGAGAAACCAGAAAGAAGAAACAGGTGggattctccattgtttgaatTATGGCCACACAGAGAAGGGACAGAGAAATCTTCCTCTGCCATTATAGATGCTGTCTCCTACTTAACCAAAAAGGTGGACTCCAAAACCAGGGATGTTAAGATTCTGCAACCAACTATTGCCACTCAAACCACACGTTTTTCTGATGCAAATTCTCTCTTTGAATTGGACAAAGCAACACAAGAGGTCACAAATGCTATAGTAGAAGCACAATCTCAAGCTCTTGGAGGACCACTTAACGGTGTTTCGGTGGGAAAAGACTTGCCTGTAATCAACATTTCAAGATCAGTTGGGCTGCCGGAGCTTCGCAGGATGCGACGCACCTTCATAAAATTAACAGGGCAAACAAGTTTAAGTGGGCCACCACCCCCTTCTGATGCAGACAGTGCAAAAAGGATGTTCATTGACTACTTGAACAGGGAACTAGGAACATCCTGA
- the LOC137833319 gene encoding pre-mRNA-splicing factor cwf26-like, with protein sequence MLVAPCLSMEVLVYFTLLHGIDSYVLCRFNKMDPSISGRGAEPVYRDKIKGVRISKEEYLKSKQKVEEKPKEIEIEWGKGLAQKREAEARLKELELEKEKPFARTRDDPELDKMLKERLRWGDPMAHLVKKKYPEPVLPNLGENEKMKESGFVVPQDIPNHSWLKRGLDAASNRYGITPGRHWDGVDRSNGFEKDMFKRTNERQARDREAYLWSVSDM encoded by the exons ATGCTTGTCGCTCCCTGTCTTTCTATGGAAGTTTTGGTGTACTTCACATTGCTCCATGGCATTGATAGCTATGTTTTGTGCAGATTTAACAAGATGGACCCTTCCATCAGTGGACGTGGTGCTGAACCTGTATATCGTGATAAAATAAAAG GAGTACGCATTTCGAAGGAGGAATACTTGAAGTCAAAACAGAAAGTAGAAGAAAAACCCAAG GAGATAGAAATAGAATGGGGCAAGGGCTTAGCTCAAAAGCGTGAAGCTGAGGCTAGGCTGAAGGAACTAGAACTTGAGAAGGAGAAGCCTTTTGCACGGACTAG AGATGATCCTGAACTAGACAAAATGCTGAAGGAGAGATTAAGGTGGGGTGATCCGATGGCACATCTTGTAAAG AAAAAATATCCAGAGCCTGTTCTTCCAAACTTGGGGGAAAATGAGAAGATGAAGGAATCAGGTTTTGTAGTCCCCCAGGATATTCCAAATCACAGCTGGTTAAAAAGAGGTTTAGATGCTGCTTCAAATCGGTATGGAATAACGCCCGGACGACACTGGGATGGTGTTGATCGTAGTAATG GGTTCGAAAAGGATATGTTCAAGAGAACAAATGAGAGGCAAGCTAGAGATAGAGAAGCTTATCTTTGGTCCGTGTCTGATATGTGA
- the LOC137821858 gene encoding uncharacterized protein, translating to MTMAMLIQLQEEFETLKKSNEEELSVLRAENASMRQRLNGEAVLNASLETFPPRNFTNERENKEESFGVTQRKIPETSDVAVETPARRHPFSETIIETPLPDNWKSLTIEKYDGSTDPDEHVAIYTTQISLYTWNDAILCRVFLTTLKGAALSWFTRLPPLSVDCFDTLIEKFGAQFATSRPHHLTSIALVNIRQEQNESLRAFMERFGRMALSIRNLSPEVSMHHMITALKPGPFADSLCKKPAESLDELRRRAAKFMQMEELRDFRNQARMDVKNERKTNEREAGYQGRRFREEPRSRKFQQYTPLSTTRTRILQEAMATEVMPPPAKARTPERADRNKHCQYHKNHGHHTEECIGLKDRIEELIQAGQLKRFLGVRRMKASQSPEQYVRNRGEKFRRTTDTQNDRQERKAERNEKGDLRSGRSHHSQERRSRQRSLGRPVRGFVNTISGGFPGKDAHSTMTVNHVFKTRSLPPMLFTDEDFQDIDPDQRDPMGITVEIAKYAIMKTLVDQGSSVDILFWETFQKLYLKEQDMVSVKEQIIGFSGEKVETKGYIDLPTTFGRGNATKTITIRYLVVDTRTSYNALLGRSSLNELGAIVSTPHLAMKFPTEWGDIATICQPKGSQRVLCDRIENGPRAESFDPKNESKKHGCNGRLGSQNE from the coding sequence ATGACTATGGCTATGTTAATACAATTGCAAGAGGAATTTGAAACACtgaagaagagtaatgaagAGGAGTTGAGCGTGTTGAGAGCTGAGAATGCTAGCATGAGGCAAAGATTGAATGGAGAAGCCGTGTTAAATGCTTCTCTTGAAACTTTTCCGCCGAGAAATTTCACAAATGAAAGAGAGAATAAGGAAGAGAGTTTCGGGGTTACACAAAGGAAGATACCTGAGACTTCCGATGTCGCTGTGGAAACGCCAGCCAGAAGACACCCGTTTTCTGAGACTATAATAGAGACCCCGTTACCTGACAATTGGAAGAGTCTAACAATAGAGAAGTATGATGGGAGCACAGATCCGGATGAACATGTTGCAATATACACAACTCAAATAAGTCTGTACACGTGGAACGACGCCATTCTATGTAGGGTTTTCCTGACTACCTTGAAAGGAGCCGCTTTGAGCTGGTTTACCCGGCTACCACCCTTATCTGTTGATTGTTTTGACactttgatagaaaagtttggAGCTCAATTCGCTACAAGCAGACCACATCACTTAACATCTATAGCTCTCGTAAACATAAGACAAGAACAGAATGAGTCACTGCGAGCTTTTATGGAACGCTTTGGAAGGATGGCTTTAAGCATTAGAAACCTCAGTCCGGAAGTTTCTATGCATCATATGATAACTGCCTTGAAACCGGGACCATTCGCCGATAGCTTGTGCAAAAAACCGGCCGAAAGCCTTGATGAATTAAGACGGCGTGCAGCAAAGTTCATGCAGATGGAAGAGTTAAGGGACTTCAGAAATCAAGCAAGGATGGACGTGAAGAATGAGAGGAAAACAAATGAAAGGGAGGCAGGATATCAAGGCAGACGTTTCAGAGAGGAACCCCGAAGCCGAAAGTTTCAACAATACACACCATTGAGCACAACTCGGACCCGAATACTTCAAGAGGCGATGGCAACCGAAGTAATGCCGCCACCAGCAAAAGCACGAACCCCAGAGCGGGCTGACCGAAATAAACATTGCCAGTACCATAAAAATCATGGCCATCACACTGAAGAATGTATAGGCCTGAAGGACCGAATTGAAGAGTTAATCCAGGCGGGACAACTAAAACGCTTTCTGGGAGTCAGAAGAATGAAGGCCAGTCAAAGTCCAGAACAATATGTCAGAAATAGAGGAGAAAAATTTAGAAGAACGACTGATACACAAAACGACCGACAGGAGAGAAAAGCAGAAAGAAACGAAAAAGGAGACCTAAGAAGTGGACGAAGTCACCATTCCCAAGAAAGAAGGAGCCGACAACGCAGCTTGGGAAGGCCGGTTCGGGGGTTCGTCAATACCATTTCTGGAGGTTTTCCGGGAAAGGACGCACACAGTACCATGACTGTCAACCATGTTTTCAAAACAAGGAGTTTGCCGCCTATGTTATTTACTGATGAAGATTTCCAGGATATTGACCCTGATCAACGTGACCCAATGGGGATAACAGTTGAAATTGCCAAGTACGCGATAATGAAAACTCTTGTAGATCAAGGCAGTTCAGTTGATATTCTGTTCTGGGAAACCTTCCAAAAGTTATATCTGAAAGAACAGGACATGGTCTCTGTGAAAGAGCAAATAATTGGGTTTTCAGGTGAAAAGGTTGAAACCAAAGGATACATTGATCTGCCGACAACTTTCGGTAGAGGAAATGCGACGAAAACAATTACAATCAGATACTTGGTGGTAGATACTCGTACTTCTTATAATGCCCTCTTGGGAAGATCTTCGTTAAATGAGTTAGGAGCTATAGTGTCGACACCACATTTGGCAATGAAATTTCCCACTGAATGGGGTGACATAGCAACTATATGTCAACCAAAAGGCAGCCAAAGAGTGTTATGCGACCGGATTGAAAATGGTCCAAGAGCCGAGAGTTTCGACCCGAAGAACGAGAGCAAGAAACATGGTTGCAATGGTAGACTTGGATCCCAGAATGAATGA
- the LOC137821883 gene encoding uncharacterized protein has translation MHKIFQKWARVKEVFIARRLNKGGRRFGFVRFFEVGNAARLEKELDQIFIGNVKLHVNVPRYRRFVPDNIRVSSKVYKFPPVVPHSESKRRGGEGLAENRRERKKEAWVKKKGEESYADIVRGGPRQVWKGPTFSVQK, from the coding sequence ATGCACAAGATCTTCCAGAAATGGGCTAGAGTGAAAGAAGTTTTCATCGCGCGCAGGCTGAACAAGGGGGGGAGAAGATTTGGCTTTGTCCGTTTCTTCGAAGTGGGAAATGCGGCAAGATTAGAGAAGGAGCTAGACCAAATATTTATTGGCAATGTGAAGCTCCATGTCAATGTTCCGAGATACAGGAGGTTTGTCCCCGATAACATCAGGGTGTCGTCCAAGGTTTATAAGTTTCCTCCGGTGGTGCCGCATTCTGAGTCAAAGAGGAGGGGAGGGGAAGGCCTGGCGGAAAATCGGAGGGAGAGGAAGAAGGAGGCATGGGTGAAGAAGAAAGGGGAAGAGTCATATGCTGATATAGTAAGGGGAGGTCCTCGTCAGGTGTGGAAGGGACCAACGTTTTCAGTCCAAAAATAG